From Camelina sativa cultivar DH55 chromosome 7, Cs, whole genome shotgun sequence, one genomic window encodes:
- the LOC104703743 gene encoding LOW QUALITY PROTEIN: G-type lectin S-receptor-like serine/threonine-protein kinase At1g61500 (The sequence of the model RefSeq protein was modified relative to this genomic sequence to represent the inferred CDS: inserted 1 base in 1 codon) — protein sequence MTRFACLLLFTMLLFNMLLSFSYAGITTESPLSIGQTLSSSNGVYELGFFSPNNTQYQYVGIWFKDTIPRVVVWVANREKPVTDSSANLAISSSGSLLLFDGENGVVWSSGVNFSSNGCRAELSDTGNLRVIDNVSERDLWQSFEHLGDTLLHTSFLTYNLATGEKRVLTSWKSYTDPSVGDFLGQITPQVPSQGFIMRGSTPYXDPWAKTRFTGVPFMDQSYTGPFTLHQDVNGSGYLTYFQKNYKLSRITLTPEGSMKMFRDNGMGWEFYYEAPANSCDFYGACGPFGLCVMSVPPKCKCFKGFVPKSIEEWKRGNWTGGCVRRTKLDCLEKSTAGDADVFHPIANIKPPDFYEFASSVNAEECHQRCLHNCSCLAFAYINGIGCLVWNQDLMDAVQFSATGELLSIRLARSELGGNKRKKTIVASTVSLTLCVILSFFAFGVWRCRVEHNAHISKDVWMNNLNPQEVPGLNFFDMNTIQNATNNFSLSNKLGQGGFGSVYKGKLQDGKEIAVKRLSSSSGQGKEEFMNEIVLISKLQHRNLVRVLGCCIEEEEKLLIYEFMVNKSLDTFLFDSRKRLEIDWPKRFDIIQGIARGLLYLHHDSRLRVIHRDLKVSNILLDEKMNPKISDFGLARMYQGTEYQENTHRVVGTLGYMSPEYAWTGLFSEKSDIYSFGVVLLEIISGEKISRFSFGEDGKTLLAYAWESWSENGGTDLLDQDVADTCRPVEVGRCVQIGLLCVQHQPADRPNTLELLSMLTTTSDLPLPKQPTFVMHTRDDESPARDLITVNEMTQSVILAR from the exons ATGACGAGGTTTGCTTGTTTGCTCCTCTTTACCATGCTCTTGTTTAACATGCTTTTAAGTTTTAGCTATGCAGGGATAACCACAGAGAGTCCTTTGTCAATAGGACAAACTCTCAGCTCCTCTAATGGTGTTTATGAATTGGGGTTCTTCAGTCCTAATAACACCCAGTACCAATATGTTGGCATCTGGTTTAAGGATACTATTCCCCGGGTCGTTGTGTGGGTTGCCAATAGGGAGAAACCCGTCACGGACTCCTCTGCTAATCTAGCTATTAGTAGCAGTGGAAGTCTTTTGTTATTCGATGGAGAAAATGGCGTTGTTTGGTCCAGTGGTGTAAATTTTTCCTCTAACGGGTGTCGTGCAGAGCTTTCAGATACCGGAAATCTTAGAGTCATAGATAATGTTTCGGAAAGAGATCTGTGGCAAAGCTTTGAGCATCTTGGTGATACTCTGCTACATACTTCATTCCTGACGTATAACCTTGCCACCGGTGAGAAGCGGGTGTTGACTTCTTGGAAAAGTTACACTGATCCATCAGTTGGTGACTTTTTGGGCCAGATTACACCGCAAGTGCCATCACAGGGGTTTATTATGCGAGGGTCGACGCCTT TGGATCCTTGGGCTAAAACAAGGTTCACTGGGGTACCGTTTATGGATCAATCATATACAGGTCCATTTACTCTTCACCAGGATGTGAATGGGTCAGGGTACTTGacttattttcaaaaaaactaCAAACTTTCACGTATAACTTTAACACCAGAGGGGTCAATGAAGATGTTTCGGGATAATGGAATGGGCTGGGAATTTTACTATGAGGCTCCAGCCAATTCATGCGATTTTTATGGTGCGTGTGGACCATTTGGGTTGTGTGTTATGTCGGTTCCTCCAAAGTGTAAATGCTTCAAAGGGTTTGTACCAAAATCTATTGAGGAGTGGAAAAGGGGAAACTGGACTGGTGGTTGTGTGAGGCGTACCAAGCTAGATTGTCTAGAAAAATCTACTGCCGGAGATGCAGATGTCTTCCATCCAATTGCCAACATAAAGCCTCCAGACTTCTATGAATTTGCAAGTTCTGTGAATGCTGAAGAATGCCACCAACGTTGCCTCCACAACTGTTCTTGCTTGGCATTTGCTTATATTAATGGAATTGGGTGCCTCGTGTGGAACCAGGACCTAATGGACGCAGTGCAATTTTCTGCAACTGGAGAACTTCTATCTATACGTCTTGCACGTTCTGAGCTAG GTGGAAATAAGCGCAAGAAGACCATTGTTGCTAGTACAGTGAGCCTGACCCTATGTGTGATCTTGAGCTTCTTTGCGTTTGGTGTCTGGAGATGCAGAGTGGAACATAACG CTCATATATCAAAGGATGTATGGATGAATAATCTGAACCCACAAGAAGTCCCAGGTTTAAACTTCTTTGATATGAATACCATTCAAAACGCCACCAATAATTTCAGTCTATCAAACAAACTCGGACAAGGTGGATTTGGTTCCGTTTATAAG GGAAAGCTGCAAGATGGGAAAGAAATTGCAGTAAAACGTCTTTCTAGCAGTTCCGGACAGGGGAAAGAAGAGTTCATGAACGAAATAGTACTCATCTCAAAACTCCAACACAGAAACTTAGTCCGGGTTTTGGGATGTtgcattgaagaagaagagaagctatTGATTTATGAGTTTATGGTGAACAAAAGCCTTGATacctttttatttg ATTCAAGAAAAAGGCTCGAGATTGATTGGCCAAAAAGATTTGATATCATTCAAGGTATTGCTCGTGGACTTCTCTATCTCCACCATGACTCACGCCTCAGAGTAATTCACAGAGACCTGAAGGTCAGCAATATTCTTTTGGATGAGAAAATGAACccaaaaatatcagattttggaTTGGCTCGGATGTATCAGGGAACCGAATATCAGGAAAATACTCACAGGGTTGTAGGAACTCT AGGATATATGTCTCCAGAGTATGCATGGACTGGGCTGTTCTCTGAGAAATCCGACATCTACAGCTTCGGAGTTGTACTGCTAGAAATCATCAGCGGAGAGAAGATCTCAAGATTCAGCTTTGGCGAAGACGGGAAAACCCTTCTTGCATAT GCGTGGGAATCTTGGTCTGAAAATGGAGGAACTGATCTGCTAGACCAAGACGTTGCTGATACATGTCGACCAGTAGAAGTTGGGAGATGTGTTCAGATTGGTCTACTCTGTGTTCAGCACCAACCTGCCGATAGACCCAACACACTTGAGTTGCTATCTATGCTCACCACAACATCAGATCTTCCATTACCAAAACAACCCACATTTGTAATGCATACGAGAGATGACGAATCACCGGCAAGGGATTTGATCACCGTCAATGAGATGACACAATCTGTGATCCTTGCGCGTTAA
- the LOC104714475 gene encoding photosystem I chlorophyll a/b-binding protein 3-1, chloroplastic, with the protein MAAQALVSSSLTSSVQTARQIFGSKPAASASQKKSSFVVKAASTPPVKQGANRPLWFASSQSLTYLDGSLPGDYGFDPLGLSDPEGTGGFIEPRWLAYGEIINGRFAMLGAAGAIAPEILGKAGLIPAETALPWFQTGVIPPAGTYNYWADNYTLFVLEMALMGFAEHRRLQDWYNPGSMGKQYFLGLEKGLAGSGDPSYPGGPFFNPLGFGKDEKSMKELKLKEVKNGRLAMLAILGYFIQGLVTGVGPYQNLLDHLADPVNNNVLTSLKFH; encoded by the exons atggcaGCACAAGCACTTGTGTCTTCTTCACTTACCTCCTCTGTTCAGACTGCTAGACAGATCTTTGGCTCCAAACCAGCTGCCTCTGCCTCACAGAAGAAGAGCTCCTTTGTTGTTAAGGCTGCTTCAACTCCACCTGTCAAG CAAGGAGCAAACAGACCATTGTGGTTTGCATCATCGCAGAGTCTCACTTACTTGGATGGCAG CTTACCTGGTGACTATGGATTCGACCCACTTGGTCTTTCAGACCCAGAGGGTACCGGAGGATTCATTGAGCCGAGATGGCTAGCGTACGGAGAGATCATCAACGGACGGTTCGCCATGTTGGGTGCAGCTGGAGCTATTGCTCCTGAGATTCTAGGAAAGGCCGGTCTGATTCCAGCAGAGACTGCTCTTCCCTGGTTCCAAACGGGTGTGATTCCACCTGCAGGGACATACAACTACTGGGCAGACAATTACACACTCTTTGTTCTCGAGATGGCTCTGATGGGATTTGCTGAGCACCGGAGGCTACAGGACTGGTACAACCCAGGATCTATGGGGAAACAGTACTTCTTGGGGTTAGAGAAGGGTTTGGCTGGTTCAGGTGACCCATCTTACCCCGGTGGACCTTTCTTCAACCCTCTTGGGTTTGGGAAAGATGAGAAGTCAATGAAGGAGTTGAAACTCAAGGAGGTCAAGAACGGTAGACTAGCTATGCTCGCCATCCTCGGTTACTTTATCCAAGGACTAGTGACCGGAGTGGGGCCTTACCAGAACCTGCTTGATCACTTGGCGGATCCCGTCAACAACAACGTCTTGACCAGCCTCAAGTTCCACTGA
- the LOC104705160 gene encoding UPF0496 protein At3g57100-like yields MKIRFCKSFLSRILRRRQPISTVYPTPTMSFLSPPLTTTTTSTIGANTTTRGMLRSRSEDNIKKLGDCMDNMDEDVSKLFVEFQQTDLREDPELFRLLNKYFSTSKSVSHLCESLKTCLERAEKKDYNLIDEALSNFHEEQLSYRGLMEASFRKTFSDLRNFNDFDDHNLDYCEFLSKLQSCHEELAKMIVELEKTMKRIDKKLRRVRGRRAIGAIVTAALLAPVIVAIFISKTVAGGFGLVPLEALSSFVASRWKRSTEALKLQKTAMSSMERGTTVALKEVEKITKLVSRLESVEKSIRVATEFAVKKRDSMAVAMREVEEERKSLKLTFLELDRETGQCDGFAQFGRTVALEKMTEFLSRGQKSSTK; encoded by the coding sequence ATGAAGATTAGATTTTGCAAATCATTCTTGTCACGTATTCTCAGGCGTCGTCAACCTATATCCACTGTTTATCCCACTCCCACCATGTCTTTTCTATCACCACCacttactactactactacttccaCCATTGGCGCCAACACTACAACTAGGGGAATGCTCCGATCTCGATCAGAAGATAACATAAAGAAACTTGGGGACTGTATGGACAACATGGACGAAGACGTTTCAAAATTATTCGTTGAGTTTCAACAAACCGATCTACGTGAAGATCCGGAGTTGTTCCGTCTTCTCAACAAATACTTCAGCACTAGCAAATCTGTTTCTCATCTCTGCGAGTCTCTCAAGACATGCTTAGAGAGAGCAGAGAAGAAGGATTATAACTTGATTGATGAAGCTCTAAGTAATTTTCATGAAGAACAATTGAGTTATAGGGGACTAATGGAAGCAAGTTTCAGAAAAACATTCAGTGATCTGAGGAACTTCAACGACTTTGATGACCACAACTTGGATTATTGTGAGTTTCTCAGCAAATTACAGAGCTGTCACGAAGAGCTGGCGAAGATGATTGTGGAACTAGAGAAGACGATGAAAAGAATTGATAAAAAGTTGAGACGTGTGAGAGGTCGAAGAGCTATAGGAGCTATTGTTACTGCCGCTTTATTAGCTCCTGTAATCGTTGCTATATTCATTAGCAAGACAGTGGCGGGGGGTTTTGGATTAGTTCCATTGGAGGCGTTGAGTTCGTTTGTAGCTTCGAGGTGGAAGAGATCAACCGAAGCTTTGAAACTACAAAAGACCGCGATGAGCTCGATGGAAAGAGGAACAACGGTTGCTCTTAAAGAAGTAGAGAAGATTACTAAACTGGTGAGTCGACTTGAAAGTGTTGAGAAATCGATTCGAGTAGCGACCGAGTTCGCTGTTAAGAAACGGGATTCGATGGCTGTCGCTATGAGAGAGGTGGAGGAGGAACGGAAGAGTTTGAAGTTAACTTTCTTGGAGCTTGATAGAGAGACCGGACAGTGCGACGGTTTTGCTCAGTTTGGACGTACGGTGGCTTTGGAGAAAATGACTGAGTTTTTGTCTCGTGGCCAGAAGAGCTCGACGAAatag
- the LOC104703747 gene encoding MLO-like protein 6 isoform X1, translating to MADDPVKEKTLEETSTWAVAVVCFVLLLISIVIEKLIHKIGSWFKNKNKKALYEALEKVKAELMLMGFISLLLTIGQGYISNICIPKNIAASMHPCSPSEEARKYGKKDVPKVEDGENDDENSRRKLLQLVDSFIPRRSLATKGYDKCAEKGKVAFVSAYGMHQLHIFIFVLAVCHVIYCIVTYALGKTKMRRWKRWEEETKTIEYQYSHDPERFRFARDTSFGRRHLNFWSRTTITLWIVCFFRQFFRSVTKVDYLTLRHGFIMAHLAPGSDARFDFRKYIQRSLEEDFKTIVEINPVIWFVAVLFLLTNTNGLNSYLWLPFIPFVVILVVGTKLQVIITKLGLRIQEKGDVVKGTPLVQPGDHFFWFGRPRFILFLIHLVLFTNAFQLAFFVWSTYEFKLKNCFHESSVDVIIRISIGLIVQILCSYVTLPLYALVTQMGSKMKPTVFNERIATALKSWHHTAKKQMKHGRSSESTTPFSSRPTTPTHGSSPIHLLRNVPHKRSRSFDDGFANSMSPRRNSDFDSWDPESQSPHHETAEASTNSVSNHRSRFGEEDSEKKLVASSSIELPPGPGHIRTQQHEISNISLRDFSFKR from the exons ATGGCGGATGATCcagtgaaagaaaaaacattagagGAAACTTCTACATGGGCCGTCGCTGTGGTTTGCTTCGTTTTGCTTCTGATTTCGATCGTAATCGAGAAACTTATTCATAAAATTGGATCT TGGtttaagaacaagaacaaaaaagctTTATATGAAGCCCTTGAAAAAGTGAAAGcag aGCTTATGCTGATGGGATTCATATCACTACTGCTTACTATTGGACAAGGCTACATCTCAAATATTTGCATCCCAAAGAACATCGCAGCGTCCATGCACCCTTGTAGTCCATCCGAAGAGGCGAGAAAGTACGGTAAGAAAGATGTCCCAAAGGTGGAAGACGGAGAAAACGACGATGAAAACTCGCGTCGAAAGCTTCTCCAATTAGTCGACTCTTTCATTCCTCGAAGGAGTTTGGCTACTAAAGGTTATGATAAGTGTGCAGAGAAG GGAAAAGTCGCTTTTGTATCGGCTTATGGCATGCACCAGCTTCATATATTCATCTTTGTACTTGCGGTGTGTCATGTGATCTACTGTATTGTTACTTATGCTTTGGGAAAGACCAAG ATgagaaggtggaagagatgggAAGAGGAGACGAAGACAATCGAGTATCAGTATTCGCACG ATCCCGAGAGGTTTAGGTTCGCGAGGGATACATCTTTCGGGCGTAGACATCTAAATTTCTGGAGCAGAACAACTATTACGCTGTGGATTGTATGTTTTTTCAGACAGTTCTTTAGATCTGTAACCAAAGTTGATTACTTAACACTTAGACATGGTTTCATCATG GCTCATTTGGCTCCTGGGAGTGATGCAAGATTCGATTTCCGCAAGTATATTCAGAGATCATTAGAGGAAGACTTCAAAACCATCGTCGAGATCAA TCCTGTGATCTGGTTCGTCGCCGTGCTATTCCTCTTGACCAACACAAACG GATTGAATTCTTACCTCTGGTTACCGTTCATTCCCTTCGTC GTGATTCTTGTTGTTGGGACAAAACTTCAAGTGATAATAACAAAACTGGGACTAAGAATCCAAGAGAAAGGTGACGTAGTGAAAGGCACACCACTTGTTCAGCCTGGTGATCATTTCTTCTGGTTCGGTCGCCCACGTTTCATTCTCTTCCTCATTCACTTAGTTCTCTTCACG AACGCGTTTCAACTAGCTTTCTTTGTCTGGAGTACG TATGAATTCAAACTCAAGAACTGTTTCCATGAAAGCAGTGTAGATGTCATCATCAGAATCTCAATCgg ACTTATTGTCCAGATTCTTTGCAGCTACGTTACTCTTCCTCTTTACGCTCTAGTCACTCAg ATGGGTTCAAAGATGAAACCAACAGTGTTCAACGAGAGAATAGCAACAGCGTTAAAAAGTTGGCATCACACAGCAAAGAAACAGATGAAACATGGAAGGAGTTCAGAATCAACCACACCTTTCTCTAGCAGACCAACAACACCAACGCATGGTTCTTCTCCGATTCATCTCCTCCGCAACGTCCCTCACAAACGAAGCAGAAGCTTCGACGACGGCTTCGCGAACTCCATGTCTCCGAGAAGGAACTCCGATTTCGATTCGTGGGATCCTGAGTCTCAATCTCCACACCACGAAACTGCTGAGGCTTCGACGAATTCAGTTTCGAATCATCGTTCTAggtttggagaagaagattctgAGAAAAAGCTTGTTGCTTCTTCATCTATTGAACTACCTCCTGGACCTGGTCACATACGAACACAGCAGCATGAGATTAGTAATATAAGCTTACGGGATTTTTCGTTTAAGCgatga
- the LOC104703747 gene encoding MLO-like protein 6 isoform X3, protein MADDPVKEKTLEETSTWAVAVVCFVLLLISIVIEKLIHKIGSWFKNKNKKALYEALEKVKAELMLMGFISLLLTIGQGYISNICIPKNIAASMHPCSPSEEARKYGKKDVPKVEDGENDDENSRRKLLQLVDSFIPRRSLATKGYDKCAEKGKVAFVSAYGMHQLHIFIFVLAVCHVIYCIVTYALGKTKMRRWKRWEEETKTIEYQYSHDPERFRFARDTSFGRRHLNFWSRTTITLWIVCFFRQFFRSVTKVDYLTLRHGFIMAHLAPGSDARFDFRKYIQRSLEEDFKTIVEINPVIWFVAVLFLLTNTNGLNSYLWLPFIPFVVILVVGTKLQVIITKLGLRIQEKGDVVKGTPLVQPGDHFFWFGRPRFILFLIHLVLFTNAFQLAFFVWSTVSKQLCIIHELNTVDVIIRISIGLIVQILCSYVTLPLYALVTQMGSKMKPTVFNERIATALKSWHHTAKKQMKHGRSSESTTPFSSRPTTPTHGSSPIHLLRNVPHKRSRSFDDGFANSMSPRRNSDFDSWDPESQSPHHETAEASTNSVSNHRSRFGEEDSEKKLVASSSIELPPGPGHIRTQQHEISNISLRDFSFKR, encoded by the exons ATGGCGGATGATCcagtgaaagaaaaaacattagagGAAACTTCTACATGGGCCGTCGCTGTGGTTTGCTTCGTTTTGCTTCTGATTTCGATCGTAATCGAGAAACTTATTCATAAAATTGGATCT TGGtttaagaacaagaacaaaaaagctTTATATGAAGCCCTTGAAAAAGTGAAAGcag aGCTTATGCTGATGGGATTCATATCACTACTGCTTACTATTGGACAAGGCTACATCTCAAATATTTGCATCCCAAAGAACATCGCAGCGTCCATGCACCCTTGTAGTCCATCCGAAGAGGCGAGAAAGTACGGTAAGAAAGATGTCCCAAAGGTGGAAGACGGAGAAAACGACGATGAAAACTCGCGTCGAAAGCTTCTCCAATTAGTCGACTCTTTCATTCCTCGAAGGAGTTTGGCTACTAAAGGTTATGATAAGTGTGCAGAGAAG GGAAAAGTCGCTTTTGTATCGGCTTATGGCATGCACCAGCTTCATATATTCATCTTTGTACTTGCGGTGTGTCATGTGATCTACTGTATTGTTACTTATGCTTTGGGAAAGACCAAG ATgagaaggtggaagagatgggAAGAGGAGACGAAGACAATCGAGTATCAGTATTCGCACG ATCCCGAGAGGTTTAGGTTCGCGAGGGATACATCTTTCGGGCGTAGACATCTAAATTTCTGGAGCAGAACAACTATTACGCTGTGGATTGTATGTTTTTTCAGACAGTTCTTTAGATCTGTAACCAAAGTTGATTACTTAACACTTAGACATGGTTTCATCATG GCTCATTTGGCTCCTGGGAGTGATGCAAGATTCGATTTCCGCAAGTATATTCAGAGATCATTAGAGGAAGACTTCAAAACCATCGTCGAGATCAA TCCTGTGATCTGGTTCGTCGCCGTGCTATTCCTCTTGACCAACACAAACG GATTGAATTCTTACCTCTGGTTACCGTTCATTCCCTTCGTC GTGATTCTTGTTGTTGGGACAAAACTTCAAGTGATAATAACAAAACTGGGACTAAGAATCCAAGAGAAAGGTGACGTAGTGAAAGGCACACCACTTGTTCAGCCTGGTGATCATTTCTTCTGGTTCGGTCGCCCACGTTTCATTCTCTTCCTCATTCACTTAGTTCTCTTCACG AACGCGTTTCAACTAGCTTTCTTTGTCTGGAGTACGGTAAGCAAGCAGCTCTGCATTATCCACGAACTTAACAC TGTAGATGTCATCATCAGAATCTCAATCgg ACTTATTGTCCAGATTCTTTGCAGCTACGTTACTCTTCCTCTTTACGCTCTAGTCACTCAg ATGGGTTCAAAGATGAAACCAACAGTGTTCAACGAGAGAATAGCAACAGCGTTAAAAAGTTGGCATCACACAGCAAAGAAACAGATGAAACATGGAAGGAGTTCAGAATCAACCACACCTTTCTCTAGCAGACCAACAACACCAACGCATGGTTCTTCTCCGATTCATCTCCTCCGCAACGTCCCTCACAAACGAAGCAGAAGCTTCGACGACGGCTTCGCGAACTCCATGTCTCCGAGAAGGAACTCCGATTTCGATTCGTGGGATCCTGAGTCTCAATCTCCACACCACGAAACTGCTGAGGCTTCGACGAATTCAGTTTCGAATCATCGTTCTAggtttggagaagaagattctgAGAAAAAGCTTGTTGCTTCTTCATCTATTGAACTACCTCCTGGACCTGGTCACATACGAACACAGCAGCATGAGATTAGTAATATAAGCTTACGGGATTTTTCGTTTAAGCgatga
- the LOC104703747 gene encoding MLO-like protein 6 isoform X2, which produces MADDPVKEKTLEETSTWAVAVVCFVLLLISIVIEKLIHKIGSWFKNKNKKALYEALEKVKAELMLMGFISLLLTIGQGYISNICIPKNIAASMHPCSPSEEARKYGKKDVPKVEDGENDDENSRRKLLQLVDSFIPRRSLATKGYDKCAEKGKVAFVSAYGMHQLHIFIFVLAVCHVIYCIVTYALGKTKMRRWKRWEEETKTIEYQYSHDPERFRFARDTSFGRRHLNFWSRTTITLWIVCFFRQFFRSVTKVDYLTLRHGFIMAHLAPGSDARFDFRKYIQRSLEEDFKTIVEINPVIWFVAVLFLLTNTNGLNSYLWLPFIPFVVILVVGTKLQVIITKLGLRIQEKGDVVKGTPLVQPGDHFFWFGRPRFILFLIHLVLFTNAFQLAFFVWSTYEFKLKNCFHESSVDVIIRISIGLIVQILCSYVTLPLYALVTQMGSKMTHTHKDTNFQFQNLIFFEFDELLRRWVQR; this is translated from the exons ATGGCGGATGATCcagtgaaagaaaaaacattagagGAAACTTCTACATGGGCCGTCGCTGTGGTTTGCTTCGTTTTGCTTCTGATTTCGATCGTAATCGAGAAACTTATTCATAAAATTGGATCT TGGtttaagaacaagaacaaaaaagctTTATATGAAGCCCTTGAAAAAGTGAAAGcag aGCTTATGCTGATGGGATTCATATCACTACTGCTTACTATTGGACAAGGCTACATCTCAAATATTTGCATCCCAAAGAACATCGCAGCGTCCATGCACCCTTGTAGTCCATCCGAAGAGGCGAGAAAGTACGGTAAGAAAGATGTCCCAAAGGTGGAAGACGGAGAAAACGACGATGAAAACTCGCGTCGAAAGCTTCTCCAATTAGTCGACTCTTTCATTCCTCGAAGGAGTTTGGCTACTAAAGGTTATGATAAGTGTGCAGAGAAG GGAAAAGTCGCTTTTGTATCGGCTTATGGCATGCACCAGCTTCATATATTCATCTTTGTACTTGCGGTGTGTCATGTGATCTACTGTATTGTTACTTATGCTTTGGGAAAGACCAAG ATgagaaggtggaagagatgggAAGAGGAGACGAAGACAATCGAGTATCAGTATTCGCACG ATCCCGAGAGGTTTAGGTTCGCGAGGGATACATCTTTCGGGCGTAGACATCTAAATTTCTGGAGCAGAACAACTATTACGCTGTGGATTGTATGTTTTTTCAGACAGTTCTTTAGATCTGTAACCAAAGTTGATTACTTAACACTTAGACATGGTTTCATCATG GCTCATTTGGCTCCTGGGAGTGATGCAAGATTCGATTTCCGCAAGTATATTCAGAGATCATTAGAGGAAGACTTCAAAACCATCGTCGAGATCAA TCCTGTGATCTGGTTCGTCGCCGTGCTATTCCTCTTGACCAACACAAACG GATTGAATTCTTACCTCTGGTTACCGTTCATTCCCTTCGTC GTGATTCTTGTTGTTGGGACAAAACTTCAAGTGATAATAACAAAACTGGGACTAAGAATCCAAGAGAAAGGTGACGTAGTGAAAGGCACACCACTTGTTCAGCCTGGTGATCATTTCTTCTGGTTCGGTCGCCCACGTTTCATTCTCTTCCTCATTCACTTAGTTCTCTTCACG AACGCGTTTCAACTAGCTTTCTTTGTCTGGAGTACG TATGAATTCAAACTCAAGAACTGTTTCCATGAAAGCAGTGTAGATGTCATCATCAGAATCTCAATCgg ACTTATTGTCCAGATTCTTTGCAGCTACGTTACTCTTCCTCTTTACGCTCTAGTCACTCAg ATGGGTTCAAAGatgacacacacacataaagaTACTAACTTTCAATTTCAAAATCTGatcttttttgaatttgatgaacTTTTGCGAAGATGGGTTCAAAGAtga